A genomic stretch from Barnesiella intestinihominis YIT 11860 includes:
- a CDS encoding GNAT family N-acetyltransferase → MIRDVKPQDATAITKIYNEYITNSIISFETEPLTEEDMLSRIVQISSKYPYFVYETDGIVVGYCYAHAWKERAAYRYTAETTVYLSPAYTGRGIGTLLMQKLIEECRNKNYRALIACITDDNIASKSLHIRLGFKQVSHFKKVGLKFDRWLDVVDYELLLTP, encoded by the coding sequence ATGATAAGAGACGTAAAGCCACAAGATGCCACAGCAATCACAAAAATTTATAACGAATATATCACAAACAGTATAATTTCATTCGAAACCGAACCTTTAACCGAAGAAGATATGCTGTCACGTATCGTGCAAATATCGTCGAAATATCCCTATTTTGTCTATGAAACAGACGGCATAGTGGTCGGATACTGTTATGCCCATGCATGGAAAGAAAGAGCTGCTTATCGATATACAGCAGAAACAACCGTTTATTTATCTCCCGCATACACAGGCAGAGGCATAGGGACTCTGCTCATGCAAAAATTAATCGAAGAGTGCCGTAACAAAAATTACCGCGCATTGATAGCATGCATAACAGACGACAATATAGCCAGCAAGTCACTCCACATCAGACTCGGATTCAAACAAGTATCCCATTTCAAAAAAGTGGGACTAAAATTCGACCGATGGTTAGATGTCGTGGACTATGAATTATTACTAACGCCATAA
- a CDS encoding mechanosensitive ion channel family protein, which yields MSIFNSLQSLLAQTPEVPAPEEIAQTWQQKLSALSSLSFQQFMEQAISAILHGAVKIAIALAVFFIGKWIINRIYHFISKAFIRRNVELSLRTFLLSLIRIILMLILIVIVIGILGINTSSFLAIFASAGLAIGMALSGTLQNFAGGVMILLFKPYKVGDFIEAQGYSGTVKEIQIFNTILNTPDNKTIIIPNGGLSTGSLNNYSKEGRRRVDWKIGIAYGDDFDTARKAILELLAADKRVFDDPAPFVVLSSLADSAIEITVRVWTASENYWGVFFDFNEQVYKQFDKYGLHFPYPQVDVHMIQDNQ from the coding sequence ATGTCAATTTTCAATTCTTTACAATCCTTACTGGCTCAAACGCCAGAAGTTCCGGCTCCGGAAGAGATCGCCCAAACGTGGCAACAAAAATTATCGGCACTTTCGTCTCTATCGTTCCAGCAATTCATGGAACAAGCCATCAGTGCCATATTACACGGAGCAGTAAAAATAGCTATCGCACTGGCTGTATTTTTTATCGGAAAGTGGATCATCAACCGTATCTATCATTTTATCTCCAAAGCATTCATACGCCGTAACGTCGAACTGTCCCTGCGGACCTTTCTACTCAGCTTGATACGCATCATCTTGATGCTTATTCTCATCGTTATCGTGATAGGAATACTCGGTATCAACACCAGTTCGTTTTTAGCCATATTCGCCTCTGCCGGACTTGCCATCGGTATGGCTTTGAGCGGTACGCTTCAAAACTTCGCAGGAGGGGTCATGATACTTCTGTTCAAACCCTATAAAGTCGGAGATTTTATCGAAGCGCAAGGTTACTCGGGAACTGTAAAGGAGATACAGATATTCAATACCATACTCAATACACCGGATAACAAAACGATTATCATACCTAACGGAGGATTATCGACAGGCAGCCTGAACAACTATTCCAAAGAGGGACGCCGACGTGTCGACTGGAAAATAGGCATCGCATACGGCGACGATTTCGATACGGCTCGCAAAGCCATTCTCGAACTACTTGCAGCAGACAAACGAGTATTCGATGACCCGGCTCCGTTTGTAGTCCTAAGCAGTCTAGCCGATAGTGCGATCGAAATAACCGTACGAGTATGGACAGCTTCCGAGAATTACTGGGGAGTATTCTTCGACTTTAACGAACAAGTCTACAAACAGTTTGACAAATACGGGCTGCACTTCCCTTATCCACAAGTAGATGTACACATGATACAAGACAATCAATAA